The following are encoded in a window of Streptococcus pasteurianus genomic DNA:
- a CDS encoding cysteine desulfurase family protein — MIYLDNAATTPLIPSVIDAMTEVMINDFGNPSSIHGIGRQANQRLRSSRQMIASALKTDPRRIIFTSGATESNNTAIKGYALANQAKGKHLVTTAIEHHSVLHTMEYLEKRFGFEVTYLKPENGHISAQQVADALRDDTILVSIMFANNETGDLLPVKEIGELLQDHQAAFHIDAVQAVGKVDVFPEEIKADFLSASAHKFHGPKGVGILYSTPQHFDNLLHGGEQEEKRRASTENMIGITGLAQALSDAIAHKYENYQQVQELRQAFLDGISGLDYYINGSQHKMPHVLNIGFPNQNNGILLTQLDLAGFAVSTGSACTAGTVDPSHVLSSIYGDDSPRLTESIRISFSELNTISEIQQLAQKLIEIVGK, encoded by the coding sequence ATGATATATCTCGATAATGCTGCTACTACTCCTCTCATACCTTCTGTTATTGATGCAATGACAGAAGTCATGATCAACGATTTTGGTAATCCCTCAAGTATTCATGGCATTGGACGTCAAGCTAACCAACGCCTACGCTCGAGCCGCCAAATGATTGCCTCAGCCTTAAAAACTGATCCACGCCGCATTATCTTTACGTCTGGTGCAACCGAAAGCAATAATACTGCTATCAAAGGTTACGCCCTTGCTAATCAAGCTAAAGGAAAACACCTTGTCACTACTGCTATTGAGCATCATTCCGTTCTTCACACCATGGAATACCTGGAAAAACGCTTTGGTTTTGAAGTGACTTATCTAAAACCTGAAAATGGTCATATTTCTGCACAGCAAGTTGCTGATGCTTTGCGTGATGATACTATTTTGGTTAGCATCATGTTTGCTAATAACGAAACTGGTGATCTTCTTCCTGTTAAAGAAATTGGAGAACTTCTTCAAGATCACCAAGCCGCATTCCATATTGATGCCGTTCAAGCCGTTGGTAAAGTTGATGTCTTTCCTGAAGAAATCAAAGCTGATTTTCTTTCAGCTTCTGCTCATAAATTCCATGGACCAAAAGGTGTCGGTATTCTCTACTCAACACCACAGCATTTTGATAACTTGCTTCATGGCGGTGAACAAGAAGAGAAACGCCGTGCTAGTACGGAAAATATGATTGGTATTACCGGTTTAGCACAAGCTTTGTCTGACGCCATTGCTCATAAATATGAAAATTATCAACAAGTTCAAGAACTTCGTCAAGCATTCCTTGATGGCATTTCTGGTTTGGATTATTATATCAATGGAAGCCAACATAAAATGCCGCATGTTCTTAACATCGGTTTTCCAAATCAAAACAACGGCATTCTTTTAACGCAACTTGATTTAGCAGGTTTTGCCGTTTCAACAGGTTCTGCTTGTACTGCTGGAACGGTCGATCCAAGTCATGTTTTGTCTAGCATTTATGGTGACGATTCTCCACGTTTAACAGAATCTATTCGCATTAGCTTTTCAGAGCTTAATACAATCAGCGAAATCCAACAACTCGCTCAAAAACTAATAGAAATTGTAGGAAAATAA
- a CDS encoding ribose-phosphate diphosphokinase encodes MAEHYADKQFKLFSLSSNVEIAQKIADTVGVPLGKVSTRKFSDGEIMINIEETVRGDDIYIIQSTSYPVNDNLWELLIMVDACKRASANTVNVVIPYFGYSRQDRIAASREPITAKLVANMLVKAGVDRLLTLDLHAVQVQGFFDVPVDNLFTVPLFAQYYCELGLKGEDVVVVSPKNSGIKRARSLAQYLDSPIAIIDYAEDDSHREEGYIIGEVSGKKAILIDDILNTGKTFAEAAKIVERDGATEIYAVASHGLFAGGAAESLDTAPIKEILVTDSVATKERLPKNIKYLSASKLIADAIIRIHEKSPLSPLFSYNATKD; translated from the coding sequence ATGGCAGAACATTACGCCGACAAACAATTCAAGCTTTTTTCTCTTTCTTCTAACGTAGAGATTGCACAAAAGATTGCGGACACAGTTGGTGTCCCACTTGGAAAAGTGTCAACACGTAAGTTTTCAGACGGCGAAATCATGATTAACATTGAAGAAACAGTTCGTGGAGATGATATTTACATCATCCAATCTACTAGCTACCCTGTTAATGACAACCTTTGGGAACTTTTGATTATGGTTGATGCTTGTAAACGTGCTAGTGCAAACACAGTTAACGTGGTTATCCCTTATTTTGGTTATTCACGTCAAGACCGTATTGCTGCATCACGTGAACCAATTACTGCAAAACTTGTTGCTAACATGTTGGTTAAAGCGGGCGTAGATCGTCTATTAACACTTGACCTTCACGCTGTTCAAGTGCAGGGATTCTTTGATGTTCCAGTTGATAACCTCTTTACTGTTCCACTTTTTGCTCAATACTACTGTGAATTAGGACTAAAAGGTGAAGATGTTGTCGTTGTTAGCCCTAAAAACTCTGGTATCAAACGTGCCCGTAGCTTAGCACAATACCTTGATTCACCAATCGCAATCATTGATTATGCAGAAGACGATTCTCACCGCGAAGAAGGTTATATCATCGGTGAAGTTTCTGGTAAAAAAGCTATCCTTATCGATGATATTTTGAACACAGGTAAAACATTTGCTGAAGCTGCTAAAATCGTAGAACGCGATGGTGCAACAGAAATCTATGCCGTAGCAAGTCACGGTTTATTTGCTGGCGGTGCTGCTGAAAGCCTTGATACTGCTCCTATTAAAGAAATTTTAGTAACTGACTCTGTCGCTACTAAAGAACGCTTGCCAAAAAATATTAAATATCTTTCAGCAAGTAAATTAATTGCTGACGCGATTATTCGTATTCACGAAAAATCACCACTCAGCCCATTATTCTCATATAACGCTACAAAGGATTAA
- a CDS encoding CYTH domain-containing protein codes for MTHLEIEYKTLLTKDEFNRLNNQFSHVAPVTQTNYYFDSENFDMKANRMSLRIRTLPNRAEITLKIPKEVGNLEYNYNLSVADAKEIIKSGKFPDVDFLNLIEENGVKLSSLKNFGSLTTTRRETMTKIGLMALDSNQYAGIKDYELELEVENAEQGKKDFDNFLAEHTIDFKYAKSKVARFSATLKRI; via the coding sequence ATGACACACCTTGAAATTGAGTACAAAACCTTACTCACTAAAGACGAATTTAATCGTCTCAATAATCAGTTTTCACACGTAGCACCAGTCACACAGACAAACTACTACTTCGACTCAGAAAACTTTGATATGAAGGCTAATCGTATGTCGTTACGTATTAGAACCTTGCCCAACCGTGCAGAAATAACACTAAAAATTCCAAAAGAAGTTGGCAACTTAGAATATAACTATAATTTGAGTGTTGCAGATGCTAAAGAAATCATCAAATCTGGAAAATTTCCAGATGTTGATTTTCTAAACCTTATCGAAGAGAACGGGGTTAAACTCTCAAGTCTTAAAAACTTTGGCAGTCTTACAACAACACGCCGTGAAACAATGACTAAAATTGGTCTAATGGCACTTGATAGCAACCAATACGCTGGTATTAAAGACTACGAACTTGAATTGGAAGTTGAAAATGCCGAACAAGGTAAGAAAGATTTTGACAACTTCTTAGCCGAGCATACTATCGATTTCAAGTACGCTAAAAGTAAAGTCGCTCGATTCAGCGCGACTCTAAAACGAATTTAA
- a CDS encoding GTP pyrophosphokinase yields MDWEKFLDPYIQTVGELKIKLRGIRKQFRKQNRHSPIEFVTGRVKSVESIKEKMELRGIKPENIAQDLQDIAGVRVMVQFVDDVDEVLALLRGRHDMTIVQERDYINNMKASGYRSYHVIVEYPVDTIDGQKTVLAEIQIRTLAMNFWATIEHSLNYKYKGEFPDEIKKRLETTAKIALELDEEMRKIREDIREAQLLFDPASRKLSDGVGNSDDTDEYYR; encoded by the coding sequence ATGGACTGGGAAAAATTTTTAGATCCTTACATACAGACAGTTGGGGAGTTGAAGATTAAACTACGTGGTATTCGTAAGCAGTTTCGTAAGCAAAATCGCCATTCTCCAATTGAATTTGTAACTGGTCGTGTAAAATCAGTTGAAAGTATCAAGGAAAAAATGGAACTTCGGGGGATTAAACCTGAAAATATTGCACAGGATTTGCAAGATATTGCAGGTGTTCGTGTTATGGTTCAATTCGTAGATGATGTTGATGAAGTTCTAGCTCTTTTGCGTGGTCGTCACGACATGACAATTGTTCAAGAACGAGATTATATCAATAATATGAAAGCAAGTGGCTATCGTTCTTATCATGTTATTGTAGAGTATCCAGTAGATACGATAGATGGTCAAAAAACGGTCTTGGCTGAGATTCAAATTCGAACATTAGCCATGAATTTCTGGGCGACAATTGAGCATTCATTGAATTATAAGTACAAGGGTGAATTTCCAGATGAAATCAAGAAACGCCTTGAAACGACAGCAAAAATTGCGCTTGAATTGGATGAAGAAATGAGAAAGATTCGTGAGGATATTAGAGAAGCACAGCTTTTATTTGATCCCGCAAGTCGAAAATTAAGTGATGGTGTAGGAAATAGCGATGACACAGACGAATATTACAGATAA
- a CDS encoding NAD kinase encodes MTQTNITDKVTRVAIVANGKYQSRRVASKLFATFKEDKRFYLSKKDPDIVISIGGDGMLLSAFHMYEKNLDKVRFVGIHTGHLGFYTDYRDFEVEKLIENLHADKGHKVSYPILRAKVTLDDGRVVKARALNEVAIKRIEKTMVADVVIDNVQLERFRGDGLSVSTPTGSTAYNKSLGGAILHPTMEALQLAEISSLNNRVYRTLGSSVIVPKKDKIEIIPKRQGVYTISIDNKTMHYKNVSKIEYCIDNKKISFVATPFHTSFWERVTDAFIGELES; translated from the coding sequence ATGACACAGACGAATATTACAGATAAAGTGACACGAGTAGCTATCGTGGCAAACGGAAAATACCAAAGTAGGCGAGTTGCTTCAAAACTTTTTGCGACCTTCAAGGAGGACAAGCGATTTTATTTATCTAAGAAAGACCCTGATATTGTCATTTCTATCGGTGGTGATGGTATGTTGTTATCAGCGTTTCACATGTATGAAAAAAATCTTGATAAAGTACGCTTTGTCGGAATCCATACAGGACACCTTGGCTTCTATACGGATTATCGTGATTTTGAAGTTGAAAAATTAATCGAAAATTTGCATGCTGATAAGGGACATAAGGTTTCTTATCCTATTTTGAGGGCAAAAGTTACCTTGGACGATGGGCGTGTGGTTAAAGCGCGTGCGTTGAATGAAGTAGCCATTAAACGTATTGAAAAAACGATGGTTGCGGACGTGGTTATTGATAACGTACAACTAGAACGTTTCCGTGGTGACGGTCTTTCGGTATCGACACCAACAGGAAGTACAGCCTATAATAAATCATTAGGTGGTGCGATTTTGCATCCGACAATGGAAGCCTTGCAGCTGGCAGAAATTTCTAGTTTGAATAATCGTGTCTATCGCACGTTGGGGTCTTCAGTGATTGTTCCCAAAAAAGATAAGATTGAAATTATTCCTAAGCGTCAAGGTGTTTACACGATTTCAATCGATAATAAAACGATGCATTACAAAAATGTGTCTAAAATTGAATATTGCATTGACAATAAAAAAATTAGCTTTGTGGCGACGCCGTTCCATACAAGCTTCTGGGAACGCGTAACAGATGCCTTTATAGGAGAGTTGGAGTCGTGA
- a CDS encoding RluA family pseudouridine synthase, producing MRFDFVADRQTKVKTFLKGHDVSKGLLAKVKFKGGNIWVNGVEQNAIYLLNVGDVVTIEIPDEEEHETLVPVKHDLNIAYEDEHFLIINKSYGYASIPSVLHSNTIANFVKYYYLEQNYPNKQVHIVTRLDKDTSGLMLFAKHGYAHARLDKQLQNKTIEKRYYALVSGKGELADKGEIIAPIARSDDSIITRCVHPSGKYAHTSYEVVARFGEVALVDIRLHTGRTHQIRVHFSHIGFPLLGDDMYGGSMDYGITRQALHCHYLRFVNPYTNEEIIQTTNLTDDFDSVIMELQQN from the coding sequence GTGAGATTTGATTTTGTTGCTGATCGACAAACAAAAGTAAAAACATTTTTAAAAGGTCACGATGTTTCCAAAGGATTATTAGCTAAAGTGAAGTTCAAAGGTGGGAATATATGGGTAAATGGTGTTGAACAAAATGCCATTTATTTATTGAACGTTGGTGACGTTGTTACCATTGAAATTCCTGATGAAGAAGAGCACGAGACGTTAGTTCCTGTTAAACATGATCTTAATATTGCTTATGAAGATGAGCATTTTTTAATTATAAATAAATCGTATGGTTATGCCAGTATTCCAAGTGTTTTGCATTCCAATACGATTGCTAATTTTGTGAAATATTATTATTTAGAGCAAAATTATCCGAATAAACAGGTGCATATTGTGACACGTTTGGATAAGGATACGAGCGGATTGATGCTGTTTGCTAAACATGGCTATGCACATGCTAGATTAGATAAGCAACTGCAAAATAAAACCATTGAAAAACGGTATTATGCTTTGGTTTCTGGCAAAGGTGAATTAGCAGATAAAGGTGAGATTATTGCACCGATTGCTCGTTCAGATGATAGTATCATCACACGTTGTGTGCATCCGTCTGGCAAATATGCTCATACGAGCTACGAAGTTGTGGCGCGTTTTGGTGAGGTAGCTTTGGTAGATATTCGTCTCCATACGGGACGCACCCACCAGATTCGTGTGCATTTTTCGCATATTGGTTTTCCATTGTTGGGAGATGATATGTATGGTGGAAGTATGGATTATGGCATTACACGTCAAGCTTTGCATTGCCATTATCTTCGCTTTGTAAACCCATACACAAATGAAGAGATAATTCAGACTACAAACTTGACAGATGATTTTGATAGCGTTATCATGGAACTACAACAAAATTAG
- the pta gene encoding phosphate acetyltransferase: MGIRSLFGSLREKIVGKNLKIVFPEGNDERVLRAAARLKFEGLIEPIILGDAKEVRALLAKFGFADQDYVFINPAEYDKFDEMKEAFLEIRKGKVTPEEAERLLQDVNYFGVMLVKLGLADGMVSGAIHSTADTVRPALQIIKTKPGISRTSGVFLMNRETTEQRLVFADCAINIDPTAQELAEIAVNTADTAKIFDIEPKIAMLSFSTKGSAKAPQVEKVQTATKIAQETRPDILLDGELQFDAAFVPGTAAVKAPDSDIAGQANVFIFPDLQSGNIGYKIAQRLGMFEAIGPILQGLNKPVNDLSRGSSAEDIYKLAIITAAQAIDGNDN, translated from the coding sequence ATGGGAATTCGATCTTTATTTGGTAGCTTACGGGAAAAAATTGTTGGTAAAAACCTCAAAATTGTTTTTCCTGAAGGAAATGATGAACGTGTACTTCGAGCAGCCGCTCGTTTGAAATTTGAGGGGTTAATTGAGCCAATTATTTTAGGAGACGCTAAAGAAGTTCGAGCTTTGCTTGCGAAATTTGGCTTCGCTGATCAAGATTATGTCTTTATCAATCCAGCAGAATACGATAAATTTGATGAAATGAAAGAAGCATTTCTTGAAATTCGTAAGGGAAAAGTGACACCAGAAGAGGCCGAGCGTTTGTTACAAGATGTCAATTATTTTGGTGTGATGCTTGTCAAACTTGGCTTGGCTGACGGAATGGTTTCTGGTGCCATTCATTCAACCGCTGATACGGTTCGCCCAGCGCTTCAAATCATCAAAACGAAACCTGGTATTTCACGTACTTCAGGGGTATTCTTGATGAACCGTGAAACAACTGAACAACGTCTTGTGTTCGCTGACTGTGCGATTAATATTGACCCTACTGCTCAAGAATTGGCTGAAATTGCTGTGAATACTGCGGATACGGCTAAAATTTTTGATATTGAGCCAAAGATTGCAATGCTGAGCTTTTCAACGAAAGGAAGTGCTAAGGCGCCACAAGTTGAAAAGGTACAAACAGCAACTAAAATTGCCCAAGAAACACGCCCTGACATTCTTTTGGATGGTGAATTGCAATTTGATGCGGCATTTGTTCCAGGGACAGCAGCTGTAAAAGCACCAGATAGTGATATTGCAGGACAAGCAAATGTCTTTATCTTCCCAGACCTTCAATCAGGAAACATTGGTTATAAAATCGCTCAACGCTTAGGGATGTTTGAAGCTATTGGACCAATTCTTCAAGGACTTAACAAGCCTGTGAATGATTTGTCACGTGGCTCAAGTGCTGAGGATATTTACAAATTAGCCATCATCACAGCTGCTCAGGCTATTGATGGCAACGATAATTAA
- a CDS encoding SDR family oxidoreductase → MSKIALVTGASAGFGKAIVEKLVSDGYRVIASARRLEKLQSLQAALGEQNVYPLQMDVSQTQAIDEALASLPKEWREIDILVNNAGLALGLDKAYEADFSDWLTMINTNIVGLTYLTRQILPDMVKRNTGMIINLGSTAGTVPYPGANVYGASKAFVKQFSLNLRADLAGTKIRVTNIEPGLCEGTEFSNVRFKGDDERAEKLYDGAHAIKPEDIANTVSWVTSQPSHVNINRIEIMPVSQSFGPQPVYRD, encoded by the coding sequence ATGTCAAAAATTGCTTTAGTTACGGGAGCTTCTGCTGGATTTGGTAAAGCTATCGTTGAGAAATTAGTATCTGACGGTTATCGTGTGATTGCTAGTGCCCGCCGTTTGGAAAAATTGCAGAGCTTACAAGCAGCACTAGGTGAACAGAATGTTTACCCTCTTCAAATGGATGTCTCACAAACACAAGCTATCGATGAAGCTTTAGCTTCTTTGCCTAAAGAATGGCGAGAAATTGATATTTTGGTTAATAATGCCGGTTTAGCACTTGGCTTGGATAAAGCATACGAGGCAGATTTTTCAGATTGGCTGACAATGATTAATACGAATATCGTTGGTTTGACTTATTTAACCCGCCAAATTTTGCCAGATATGGTTAAACGTAATACTGGTATGATTATCAATCTTGGGTCAACTGCTGGTACGGTTCCTTATCCTGGGGCTAATGTTTACGGTGCTTCAAAAGCTTTCGTGAAACAATTTTCATTGAACTTGCGTGCGGACCTTGCAGGCACTAAAATTCGTGTCACTAATATTGAACCAGGTCTTTGCGAGGGAACAGAATTTTCAAATGTTCGTTTCAAAGGCGACGATGAACGCGCTGAAAAACTCTACGATGGCGCACATGCTATTAAACCAGAAGATATTGCCAACACCGTTTCTTGGGTGACAAGCCAACCTTCTCATGTCAATATCAATCGCATTGAAATAATGCCTGTTTCCCAATCTTTTGGACCACAACCCGTTTACCGAGATTAA
- a CDS encoding HAD family hydrolase, translating into MSKIIFLDVDGTLVDYHNRVPASAVKAIQQARQNGHYVFVCTGRSRAEMQPELWEIGLDGMIGGNGSYVEYDGKVIMHQLISKEDAKAIVDWLHERGLEFYLESNNGLFASENFKEVARPVMRQYAFSKGKTAAEVEHMEAEDALHGLIYGGELYRDDLNKVSFILNSYQDHLDSAKAFPSLKAGTWGGRGETALFGDLGVKDITKAHAIDVLLEHLQADKKDTIAFGDAKVDIPMLEYCEIGVSMGNGGPEILAMADMITDDVEEDGLYNAFEKLGLI; encoded by the coding sequence ATGAGTAAGATTATTTTTTTAGATGTTGATGGAACATTAGTGGATTATCATAATCGCGTGCCAGCGTCGGCTGTTAAAGCAATTCAACAAGCGCGTCAAAATGGACATTATGTCTTTGTTTGCACGGGGCGTAGTCGTGCGGAAATGCAGCCTGAACTGTGGGAAATTGGTCTTGATGGCATGATTGGTGGCAATGGTTCTTACGTTGAATATGACGGTAAGGTTATCATGCACCAGTTGATTTCAAAAGAGGATGCCAAAGCCATTGTTGACTGGCTACACGAACGTGGGTTGGAATTTTACTTAGAATCAAATAATGGTCTTTTTGCTTCGGAAAATTTTAAAGAAGTTGCCCGTCCAGTAATGCGACAATATGCGTTTTCTAAAGGAAAAACAGCGGCAGAAGTTGAGCATATGGAAGCAGAAGATGCCCTTCATGGCTTGATTTATGGTGGCGAATTGTATCGTGATGATTTGAATAAGGTCAGCTTTATTCTTAATTCTTACCAAGACCATTTGGATTCAGCCAAAGCTTTTCCAAGTTTAAAAGCTGGAACATGGGGTGGTCGTGGTGAAACGGCGTTATTTGGAGACCTCGGTGTTAAAGATATTACCAAAGCACACGCAATCGATGTTCTTTTAGAACACTTGCAAGCTGATAAAAAGGATACCATTGCTTTTGGTGATGCCAAGGTTGATATTCCAATGTTAGAATATTGTGAAATTGGTGTTTCAATGGGAAATGGTGGTCCAGAAATTCTTGCTATGGCAGACATGATAACCGATGACGTTGAGGAAGACGGACTTTATAATGCCTTTGAAAAATTGGGATTAATTTAA
- a CDS encoding MarR family winged helix-turn-helix transcriptional regulator, translating into MDKFARGSYLMTHITLLNGRYFNKLLSKTEAVYSGEQGKILTTLRDFGDDLTASEISKYSGLANNTLTSMLKKLETMSLIRSVAHPTDGRKKLFSLTDFGREQVALGYEVSQEVGKNFYQGFEPQEIELFEKQLERILENIERVNKSKND; encoded by the coding sequence ATGGATAAATTTGCTAGAGGCTCATATTTGATGACACATATTACGTTATTGAATGGAAGGTATTTCAATAAGCTGCTGAGTAAGACAGAAGCTGTTTACTCTGGAGAGCAAGGGAAAATTTTGACTACATTACGTGATTTCGGTGATGATTTAACAGCTAGTGAGATTTCCAAGTATTCTGGACTTGCTAACAACACTTTAACGAGTATGCTAAAAAAGCTCGAAACTATGTCTTTGATTAGGAGTGTCGCGCACCCAACAGATGGACGAAAAAAATTGTTTTCTTTAACGGATTTTGGTCGTGAACAAGTTGCTCTTGGCTATGAAGTTAGCCAAGAGGTTGGTAAAAATTTTTATCAAGGGTTCGAGCCACAAGAAATTGAGTTATTCGAAAAACAATTAGAACGTATTTTGGAAAATATAGAAAGGGTTAATAAGAGTAAAAACGATTGA
- a CDS encoding MFS transporter: MKNKRKWNVLPAIITTAILGFAGVLVETSMNVTFPVLMREFGVNATVIQWVTTGNLLAVAIIVPLSAYLIRHFSEHQIFLSANLFFITGLIFDALASNLWMLLLGRILQGIGTGVALPLLFHIILHHVPIERRGFITGIATMTTSFAPAIGPTYGGIMLTAFGWKSIFLFLIPILLISTLVGIGSIPHIKVTQNGQFNILAFVFLGVGLGSLLLAIEQLSIFLLILCMIAFILFYVSNQKGLLLNLHVFKNKTFVFLMYGVLGFQMVSLGLSFILPNHLQIVLGQTSTQAGLFMFPGAILVAILSPISGFIMDRIGAFKPIITGVLITFLGLLMMVIMFIKASVIQLLFLDILIMMGVGIAASNIISTTLSKLSDEEFVDGNSILNTFQQFSGAISTTVVSQIFTLGEMSSVANGAVTGSRNAIFFLIGVVFISLILTLSLKYQNRI, translated from the coding sequence ATGAAGAATAAACGTAAATGGAATGTTTTGCCAGCAATTATAACCACAGCAATACTGGGATTTGCTGGAGTACTTGTGGAAACTTCAATGAATGTAACTTTTCCAGTATTAATGAGAGAGTTTGGTGTTAATGCAACAGTTATCCAATGGGTAACTACTGGAAATCTGTTGGCGGTAGCTATTATTGTTCCGTTGTCAGCATACTTGATTCGTCACTTTTCAGAGCATCAGATTTTTCTTAGCGCAAATCTTTTCTTTATAACAGGCTTGATATTTGATGCCCTTGCTTCGAATTTGTGGATGCTCTTACTTGGGCGTATTTTACAAGGAATTGGGACAGGTGTAGCATTACCTTTGCTATTTCATATTATTTTACACCATGTTCCTATTGAACGTCGTGGCTTTATTACTGGAATTGCAACGATGACTACCTCTTTTGCACCAGCGATTGGTCCAACTTACGGAGGAATAATGTTAACTGCATTTGGTTGGAAGTCCATATTTCTATTTTTAATACCAATTCTTTTGATCTCCACATTGGTTGGTATCGGTTCAATTCCACATATAAAGGTTACACAAAATGGTCAATTCAATATTCTGGCTTTTGTTTTTCTAGGAGTTGGTTTAGGTTCTTTACTACTTGCAATTGAGCAATTATCAATATTTTTGCTTATTCTATGTATGATAGCATTCATTCTATTTTATGTATCTAATCAAAAAGGGCTCCTACTTAATTTGCATGTTTTTAAGAATAAAACTTTCGTTTTTTTGATGTACGGTGTATTAGGATTTCAAATGGTTTCCCTAGGATTGTCTTTTATTCTGCCCAATCATCTTCAAATAGTTTTAGGGCAAACTTCTACTCAAGCGGGATTGTTCATGTTTCCTGGCGCTATACTAGTTGCTATTTTATCCCCAATTTCTGGATTTATTATGGATAGAATCGGTGCTTTTAAACCTATTATTACAGGAGTTTTGATAACATTCTTGGGCCTTCTAATGATGGTAATAATGTTTATCAAGGCTTCGGTTATCCAACTGTTATTTTTGGATATTTTGATTATGATGGGAGTTGGTATTGCAGCAAGTAATATCATTTCAACAACTTTGTCTAAATTAAGCGATGAAGAATTTGTCGATGGAAATAGCATCCTCAATACATTTCAACAATTTTCCGGTGCAATTTCGACAACAGTTGTTTCACAAATTTTTACCTTAGGCGAAATGTCTTCTGTAGCTAATGGTGCGGTTACCGGTAGTCGTAATGCAATTTTCTTTCTGATTGGTGTGGTTTTCATATCATTGATTTTAACTCTTAGTTTGAAATATCAAAATAGAATATAA